Proteins encoded within one genomic window of Cytophagales bacterium:
- a CDS encoding AAA family ATPase has product MDKGNHFYKCDLQIHSPRDRGWKGVSATSETERTEYSKSFIKDCRKAGLHAIAISDHHDMIFYGYIKRAANDERREDGELVPEKDRIIVFPAIELTLHTPSIQGILILDYNFPENLFTTVLGILGIVQAPESDEKTIQTEPISNGTISSINDLHVKLDSVGDIKGRYIFLPHVKEKGHKTLVKSDFREAYSNMPCVGGYIDGKLEGTSIGYNNKIQGKVEEYGFKSVAVIQTSDFRGDTKIYENDIASWIKWASPTAEALRQACLARESRISLSDPEVPNIFIEKVDVTASAFMGKFALDLNPQMNSIIGGRGTGKSTILEYIRWALCDQTESFNQDEEKSEIQRKRQTLIDKTLKEHSAEVRVFFLVNGTRHIIKRNINSEDVLLKIGDGDFQSVLPNQIKELLPIQAYSQKQLSSVAVRPDELKRFIEQPISKSIDEFNSEINSLSSKVKSAYSSLAQGKIINAELDKHNTELNSYRLQIEKLRSELKGMSEEDKKTIERASFFANERNRIDEIELDYSSLKDQLGNLKESIGTLINRQVETRRYENGILIQEMETELSNFLKELNSSVDSWLVKREESNIKISEIKNRWLVIRNEFEELYKKAKEKTTSSQQTLNSIKELESKIDRLDSVIRQKRNEQSSIISTDDSFDSLYQQFIDRQKAKTDELKAATSLFTKLSGGLIKADFSQIIDNDKLSGHINSVFSSHGLSIQKSRAESLCQLISKAEDPLQKWKDVIYEFKSLIEFNLRSDSKQDLPHTPILDTATFTTTNKRKCAESLGADSLINLALTKLQYLPKFNYLTNNEMGDEIPFEDASAGQQATALLNVLLNQGGYPLIIDQPEDDIDNRQIDVIIKNLWSSKQKRQIIISSHNANLVVNGDSELVVCCDYNETSEQTNGYIKYQGSIDSNEIRDEITSVMEGGERAFKLRKEKYGF; this is encoded by the coding sequence ATGGATAAAGGAAATCACTTCTATAAATGTGACTTACAAATTCACTCCCCTAGAGATAGAGGATGGAAGGGAGTTTCAGCGACTTCAGAAACCGAAAGAACCGAATACAGCAAGTCATTTATCAAAGATTGTAGAAAAGCCGGATTACACGCAATTGCAATATCCGATCATCATGATATGATCTTTTACGGATACATAAAGAGAGCTGCTAATGATGAAAGAAGGGAAGATGGTGAATTGGTACCAGAAAAGGATAGGATAATTGTATTTCCAGCAATTGAACTAACCCTTCATACACCCTCCATTCAGGGTATTTTAATTCTTGACTACAACTTTCCAGAAAACCTGTTCACAACCGTCTTAGGAATCCTTGGAATAGTTCAGGCTCCAGAAAGTGATGAAAAAACAATTCAGACGGAGCCAATTTCTAATGGCACTATCTCTAGTATCAATGATCTCCATGTCAAACTAGATAGCGTTGGTGACATCAAAGGCAGGTACATATTCTTACCTCATGTAAAAGAGAAGGGACACAAGACTTTGGTTAAATCGGATTTCAGAGAAGCATATTCCAATATGCCATGTGTAGGCGGTTATATTGACGGGAAATTAGAAGGAACAAGTATTGGATATAATAATAAAATTCAAGGCAAGGTTGAAGAATATGGGTTTAAGTCAGTTGCTGTCATTCAAACCTCAGATTTTCGAGGTGACACTAAAATATACGAAAATGACATTGCTTCATGGATTAAATGGGCCAGTCCAACAGCGGAAGCATTGCGCCAAGCTTGTCTAGCAAGAGAATCAAGAATCAGCTTGTCTGATCCTGAAGTACCGAACATTTTCATTGAAAAAGTTGACGTAACTGCTTCCGCATTTATGGGCAAGTTTGCTCTTGACTTAAACCCACAAATGAACTCCATCATTGGAGGAAGGGGTACTGGAAAATCAACCATTTTAGAGTATATAAGGTGGGCATTATGTGATCAGACGGAGAGTTTTAATCAGGATGAGGAAAAGTCAGAGATTCAAAGGAAAAGACAAACTTTAATTGATAAGACTTTAAAAGAACATTCTGCCGAGGTTCGGGTCTTTTTTTTGGTTAATGGAACACGACATATTATTAAAAGGAATATCAATTCTGAGGATGTACTATTGAAGATTGGAGATGGTGATTTTCAGAGCGTATTGCCCAATCAGATAAAAGAGCTTTTGCCAATTCAAGCTTATAGTCAAAAACAACTGAGCAGTGTAGCTGTTAGGCCAGACGAACTGAAACGGTTTATCGAACAGCCAATATCAAAAAGCATTGATGAGTTTAACTCTGAAATAAATAGTCTGTCATCAAAGGTGAAGTCAGCTTATTCAAGCCTAGCTCAGGGTAAAATTATCAATGCCGAACTTGATAAGCATAATACAGAGCTTAATTCCTATAGATTGCAAATAGAAAAGCTCAGAAGTGAGTTAAAAGGTATGTCTGAAGAAGACAAAAAGACCATTGAAAGGGCATCTTTCTTCGCCAATGAAAGAAATAGAATCGATGAAATTGAACTGGATTACTCTTCATTAAAAGATCAATTGGGAAACCTCAAAGAATCGATTGGAACTCTGATTAATCGCCAAGTTGAGACTAGGAGGTATGAAAATGGCATCCTAATTCAGGAAATGGAAACTGAACTTTCAAACTTCCTGAAGGAATTAAATTCCAGCGTTGATTCATGGTTAGTTAAACGAGAAGAATCGAACATAAAAATTTCAGAAATTAAAAACAGATGGCTGGTGATTCGAAATGAATTTGAAGAATTGTATAAAAAAGCCAAAGAAAAAACTACATCAAGTCAGCAAACACTCAACTCAATTAAAGAATTAGAATCGAAGATTGACCGACTCGATAGTGTAATTCGCCAAAAAAGAAATGAACAATCATCAATTATTTCTACGGACGATAGTTTTGACTCATTATACCAACAATTCATTGATCGTCAGAAGGCAAAGACTGATGAATTAAAAGCCGCGACTTCCCTATTTACAAAACTCTCAGGTGGCTTAATAAAGGCTGATTTTTCTCAAATAATAGATAATGATAAACTCTCGGGGCATATAAATTCTGTTTTCTCATCACATGGCCTTAGTATTCAAAAATCGCGCGCTGAGTCATTATGTCAACTTATTTCAAAAGCTGAGGACCCACTCCAAAAATGGAAGGATGTCATCTATGAATTTAAGAGTTTGATTGAGTTTAATCTTAGATCAGATTCCAAACAAGATTTACCCCATACACCAATTCTCGATACAGCCACTTTTACAACGACAAACAAAAGGAAATGCGCTGAAAGTCTTGGAGCAGATTCGTTAATCAATCTCGCATTAACAAAGCTCCAATACCTTCCGAAGTTCAATTACCTCACAAATAATGAAATGGGTGATGAAATCCCTTTCGAAGATGCTTCTGCTGGTCAACAAGCTACTGCGTTATTAAATGTCCTTTTAAACCAAGGGGGCTACCCATTGATAATTGACCAACCTGAGGACGATATCGACAACCGGCAGATTGATGTAATAATCAAGAATCTGTGGTCTTCGAAACAGAAACGGCAGATAATCATAAGCAGTCATAATGCGAATTTGGTCGTGAATGGAGACTCTGAACTTGTGGTTTGTTGCGATTATAATGAGACCAGTGAACAAACAAATGGATATATCAAATACCAAGGTTCGATTGACTCTAATGAAATTAGAGACGAGATTACATCAGTCATGGAAGGTGGAGAACGAGCATTTAAACTTAGAAAAGAAAAGTATGGATTCTGA
- a CDS encoding Hsp20/alpha crystallin family protein, which translates to MTLVANRSVSPSFSHLFDDFFNTEIGVWRRNNYSSSNTTLPKVNIMEDVDGYVVEMAAPGMEKGDFKIDLEKNILTIASEKSRSEKEDVKYTRCEFAYHAFQRSFTLPSSADSEQISAVYENGILQVNIPKKEEAKPKPPKTIQIG; encoded by the coding sequence ATGACGCTTGTAGCAAATCGATCAGTTTCTCCGTCATTCAGCCATCTGTTTGACGATTTCTTCAACACTGAGATTGGTGTTTGGAGACGAAATAATTATTCTTCTAGTAACACGACACTGCCGAAAGTCAACATCATGGAAGATGTGGACGGGTACGTGGTAGAAATGGCCGCTCCTGGCATGGAAAAGGGAGATTTCAAAATTGACTTGGAGAAGAACATATTGACCATAGCTTCTGAGAAATCCCGGTCAGAGAAAGAGGATGTGAAATACACCCGATGTGAATTTGCCTATCATGCTTTTCAAAGGTCATTCACACTTCCTAGTAGTGCGGATAGTGAGCAGATCAGTGCGGTTTACGAAAATGGCATCTTGCAGGTGAATATTCCAAAAAAGGAAGAAGCCAAGCCTAAGCCACCGAAAACCATACAGATCGGATAA
- a CDS encoding Do family serine endopeptidase encodes MKNYIVTGMIALVISLGVVWLAPDLIRSDQTIKIEHVNGTPAQGAVYTVNSENEIVPLNFTEVAADVMDAVVHIRSTQTSSLTQQRQYQQSPHPFRDFFGDDFFNDFFGQPGPNRRYEYRSQPQPRVGTGSGVIINESGYIVTNNHVIADADDIEVTLHDNRTYKASVIGTDPSTDLALIQIQETGLKSVPFVNSDQVQVGEWVLAVGNPFNLNSTVTAGIVSAKSRNINILRDQYAVESFIQTDAAINPGNSGGALVNLQGGLVGINTAIASPTGAYSGYGFAVPANMVNKVVEDLLKYGAVQRGYLGITIRSVDGNLAKEKDLDVTKGVYVDSLAENSAGMDAGLASGDVIIAVEGIEVASAPELQEMIARHRPGDEVALKVARGNKELELKAKLKNREGETRFLAKNRDEVLNMLGAEFEDLDKKTARDLGLSGGVRVKKLFPGKLRRETSMREGFIITKVDRQVIRDQKDLARVLQRKEGGVLIEGYDPDRKTRQFYAFGL; translated from the coding sequence ATGAAAAACTACATTGTGACTGGAATGATCGCCCTGGTTATTTCTCTGGGCGTAGTTTGGTTAGCGCCAGATCTTATTCGAAGCGACCAAACGATTAAAATAGAACATGTGAACGGTACACCTGCGCAAGGGGCTGTTTATACTGTGAATAGCGAAAATGAAATTGTACCATTGAACTTTACGGAGGTGGCGGCTGATGTAATGGATGCGGTCGTACATATACGATCCACCCAAACCAGTTCCCTGACGCAGCAACGTCAGTATCAGCAATCACCTCATCCATTTCGAGACTTTTTTGGGGATGACTTCTTCAATGACTTTTTTGGACAGCCGGGACCTAACAGGAGATATGAATACCGTTCACAGCCGCAGCCCAGAGTGGGTACAGGTTCAGGTGTGATCATTAACGAATCTGGCTACATCGTAACCAATAATCATGTCATTGCGGATGCTGATGACATTGAAGTGACGCTCCATGATAATCGCACCTATAAAGCTTCCGTGATCGGTACGGACCCAAGTACGGACCTTGCCCTTATCCAAATTCAGGAAACCGGTTTGAAATCCGTACCCTTTGTCAATTCAGATCAGGTACAGGTAGGTGAATGGGTATTGGCGGTAGGCAACCCATTTAATCTAAATTCTACCGTCACAGCAGGTATTGTAAGTGCGAAATCTCGCAACATCAACATCTTACGAGATCAGTATGCTGTTGAGTCCTTCATCCAGACTGATGCGGCGATCAACCCGGGAAACAGTGGAGGTGCACTTGTCAACTTGCAGGGAGGACTTGTTGGTATCAATACTGCCATTGCCAGTCCGACGGGAGCTTATTCGGGATATGGTTTCGCCGTTCCTGCAAACATGGTCAATAAGGTCGTAGAGGACCTACTGAAATATGGAGCGGTGCAACGTGGATACCTGGGCATTACCATCCGTAGTGTAGATGGCAATCTCGCCAAGGAAAAAGACCTGGACGTTACCAAAGGTGTGTACGTAGATAGCCTTGCCGAAAACAGTGCAGGTATGGACGCTGGACTAGCTTCAGGTGATGTCATTATCGCAGTAGAAGGTATTGAAGTGGCTAGTGCTCCTGAATTACAGGAAATGATTGCGCGACACAGGCCTGGTGATGAAGTGGCATTGAAGGTGGCAAGAGGTAATAAGGAACTGGAATTAAAGGCGAAGTTGAAAAATCGTGAGGGTGAGACCCGCTTCCTGGCAAAGAACAGAGATGAGGTGCTGAACATGTTGGGTGCCGAATTTGAAGATCTCGATAAGAAGACCGCCAGGGATCTCGGATTGAGCGGAGGTGTAAGGGTGAAAAAGCTCTTTCCGGGCAAGTTGCGCCGTGAAACGTCCATGCGCGAAGGGTTTATCATTACCAAGGTAGATCGTCAGGTCATCAGGGATCAAAAAGACCTGGCGCGTGTGCTTCAGCGTAAAGAAGGTGGCGTACTGATCGAGGGGTACGATCCAGATCGAAAAACCAGACAATTCTACGCCTTTGGATTGTAG
- a CDS encoding putative porin yields the protein MIRYLSIFSFLAFSFSLAAQTDSLKSKINFSGDFRFRVEQDWDSRKSSGEFRTDRSRLRYRIRAGVVYQHIHQTQVGVRLRTGNPRKQQDPQLTLGEGFNEFGTLPIALEKAYFQTELGSFRIWLGKNSFSFKKQNELFWSDNVFPEGIYLNKIVPLNAGWIDRLSFNAGHFIMNTRGGRFEDDSYMQGIQIVSQNFNDRVSFWPSLYLFKNIQNIPDGAETYRLNYSILSIGGYIKLSKSPLVKLEMDWYHNLEDYSENDSIPQNFAGQKEGITMAVSYGELSAKGNWHIKLTYANLQRYSALDFMAQNDWARWDYSAYDSPDGRLTNFQGIEFTVGRSMHDNITLKMKYYNVQQLVALGAFKENGQRIRFDIDVRF from the coding sequence TTGATCAGGTATCTCTCTATTTTTTCATTCCTGGCTTTTTCATTTTCTCTGGCTGCTCAGACCGATTCCCTCAAGTCGAAGATTAACTTTAGTGGCGATTTCAGATTTAGGGTTGAACAAGATTGGGACTCTCGCAAATCAAGTGGAGAGTTCAGAACTGATCGATCAAGGCTGAGGTACAGGATAAGAGCTGGCGTAGTATATCAGCATATTCATCAAACCCAGGTTGGTGTCAGATTACGAACCGGTAATCCCAGAAAACAGCAAGACCCTCAACTGACATTAGGTGAAGGGTTCAATGAATTTGGGACTTTACCTATCGCATTGGAAAAAGCCTATTTTCAAACAGAATTGGGAAGTTTTAGGATTTGGTTAGGTAAAAACTCATTCTCATTCAAGAAACAAAATGAACTTTTTTGGAGTGACAATGTATTTCCCGAGGGGATATATCTGAATAAAATAGTTCCTCTGAATGCTGGATGGATAGATCGTTTATCATTTAATGCCGGCCACTTTATCATGAATACAAGAGGAGGCAGATTTGAGGATGATAGCTACATGCAAGGGATTCAAATCGTCTCTCAAAATTTCAATGACAGGGTTTCTTTTTGGCCTTCGCTATATCTATTTAAAAATATTCAAAACATCCCTGATGGAGCTGAAACCTATCGCTTGAATTATTCAATCCTAAGTATCGGAGGGTATATCAAGTTGAGCAAGTCACCATTAGTCAAATTAGAAATGGACTGGTACCATAATCTCGAAGACTATAGTGAGAACGATTCCATTCCACAGAATTTTGCGGGGCAAAAGGAAGGCATAACCATGGCTGTAAGCTATGGGGAGCTATCGGCTAAGGGTAACTGGCATATTAAGCTTACTTATGCCAATTTGCAGCGCTATTCGGCTTTGGATTTCATGGCTCAGAATGATTGGGCTAGATGGGATTATTCTGCTTATGATTCCCCAGATGGCAGATTGACTAATTTTCAGGGTATAGAATTTACAGTAGGGAGAAGCATGCATGATAACATCACCCTGAAGATGAAGTACTACAATGTTCAACAATTGGTGGCTCTTGGAGCCTTTAAAGAAAATGGACAAAGAATTCGATTTGACATAGACGTAAGATTCTAG
- a CDS encoding DUF2391 family protein yields the protein MEEKIEIKPSTEKRIGGHLHRITPVANKSGEILNYVLRPLMVEFKLRDIFQVSVGSALLAIPVSFTEEAWQLAETLSNANIIGITVFSLLLTSIFIYSNFYRIAFKGHEFEFLKRVLGTYLISMAMVAIILTLIDKCPWGVDNLLALKRIVIVAFPAAMSGTLSDSIK from the coding sequence ATGGAAGAGAAAATCGAAATCAAACCCTCCACGGAAAAGCGAATTGGCGGGCATCTACATCGCATCACACCGGTAGCCAATAAGTCTGGCGAAATACTCAACTATGTATTACGGCCCTTGATGGTCGAATTCAAATTGCGAGACATCTTTCAGGTGTCTGTGGGTTCTGCGTTGCTGGCGATTCCCGTCTCGTTTACAGAAGAGGCCTGGCAACTGGCCGAAACCTTGTCCAATGCCAACATCATTGGCATTACGGTATTCTCATTGCTCCTCACTTCCATCTTTATCTATTCCAACTTTTACCGAATCGCTTTCAAAGGGCACGAATTTGAATTTCTAAAGCGCGTGCTAGGCACCTACCTCATCTCCATGGCCATGGTTGCCATCATTCTCACGCTCATTGATAAATGCCCCTGGGGTGTAGATAACCTTTTGGCCTTAAAACGCATCGTCATTGTCGCTTTCCCAGCTGCGATGAGTGGTACACTCAGCGATTCTATTAAATAG
- a CDS encoding helix-turn-helix transcriptional regulator: protein MTKDELKTRIGQRIIELRTAKGWSQSDLARACGKDRQAIEKLENGKVNPTLYSLYEVAKALEVSLKEVVSF from the coding sequence GTGACGAAAGACGAGCTTAAAACCAGAATCGGTCAGCGGATCATTGAGTTGAGAACAGCTAAAGGCTGGAGTCAATCAGATCTCGCGAGGGCTTGTGGGAAGGATCGTCAAGCAATAGAAAAGCTGGAGAATGGCAAAGTGAACCCTACACTTTATTCCTTGTATGAAGTGGCGAAGGCTTTGGAGGTTTCTTTGAAGGAGGTGGTCAGCTTTTAG
- a CDS encoding DUF3078 domain-containing protein, with the protein MRYITLLFLLLSLRGFSQESLKFKEADSLFGWTSKGSLNTNFANVGLNNWSGGGEDALSLTLDLDYSLDYYGKNIIWDNEINILYGLTRLGDNKEFRKTDDQFVLRSLFGRRFNKQQTLTFLAEFRTQLSKGFNYSDDADEPSRTLVSSLLAPGYLNLNLGWTLKKKDIYSVAFSPLTGKFTFVANDSLSNAGAFGVTPGKHHRFEGGANINGNLSWEIFEGVTFKLAADLFSGYRNPEFIDVNLRAALRMKVNKFLTSGISGTLIYDEDVDVLRDDGTTGPAVQSRYTINVGFALSL; encoded by the coding sequence ATGCGTTACATCACTCTTTTATTCCTTTTGCTTTCGTTACGTGGGTTTTCTCAAGAGTCCTTGAAATTTAAAGAAGCAGACTCCCTTTTCGGATGGACTTCCAAAGGATCACTGAATACCAACTTTGCCAATGTGGGATTGAACAACTGGTCCGGTGGTGGTGAGGACGCGCTTTCTCTGACACTGGACCTGGATTACAGCCTTGATTATTACGGTAAGAACATCATTTGGGACAATGAAATAAATATACTTTATGGGTTGACCCGATTAGGGGATAATAAAGAATTCCGAAAAACAGATGATCAGTTTGTATTAAGATCCCTCTTTGGTCGGCGCTTTAATAAGCAGCAAACACTGACCTTCCTGGCGGAGTTCAGGACGCAACTTTCCAAAGGATTCAACTACAGTGATGATGCGGACGAACCGTCCAGAACCCTTGTATCGAGCTTATTGGCACCTGGATATCTGAATTTGAACCTGGGTTGGACTTTGAAAAAGAAGGACATTTATTCGGTGGCTTTTTCCCCGTTGACAGGCAAGTTCACTTTCGTGGCAAATGACTCGCTTTCTAATGCGGGAGCCTTTGGAGTCACTCCCGGTAAGCACCATCGATTTGAAGGTGGGGCCAATATCAACGGAAATCTGTCCTGGGAGATCTTCGAAGGTGTCACGTTCAAGTTGGCTGCAGACTTGTTTTCTGGATACCGAAACCCTGAATTTATTGACGTGAACTTACGCGCGGCCCTTCGCATGAAAGTGAACAAATTCCTGACTTCTGGTATATCCGGGACGTTGATCTACGATGAAGATGTGGATGTGCTTCGGGACGATGGAACCACTGGCCCTGCGGTACAATCGAGGTATACGATCAATGTGGGATTTGCTTTGAGTTTGTAG
- a CDS encoding Hsp20/alpha crystallin family protein — protein sequence MNIVKRSNFYPSTSFFDDFFTRDLFDWSGWTNSDQVVPRANVLERDNEFLVEVAAPGYNKEDFHVELENDMLTVQVEISNSEETEGIRYTRREFSYHTFKRAFYLPKTAEAENIQGAYENGILTVTIPKKEEARKKPVRTISIS from the coding sequence ATGAACATCGTAAAGAGAAGCAACTTCTATCCTTCAACGTCGTTTTTTGACGACTTTTTTACCAGAGATCTGTTTGATTGGTCAGGTTGGACCAACAGCGATCAAGTAGTACCAAGAGCCAATGTGCTTGAAAGAGACAATGAATTCCTTGTTGAGGTAGCCGCACCAGGCTATAACAAAGAAGACTTTCATGTGGAATTGGAAAATGATATGTTGACCGTTCAGGTAGAAATATCTAATTCTGAGGAAACGGAAGGTATCCGATATACCCGACGGGAGTTTAGTTATCATACTTTCAAAAGGGCATTTTATCTGCCAAAAACGGCTGAGGCTGAAAACATCCAAGGAGCCTATGAGAATGGTATTTTGACTGTAACGATCCCCAAGAAAGAGGAGGCACGTAAAAAACCGGTTAGGACCATTTCCATTTCCTAA
- the mgtE gene encoding magnesium transporter, whose protein sequence is MIVEKPWEVIKEQLAAPDPDEIKLFLEELRSEDIAGIISHLEEEERVKLLTVLKPAEAAELIDEIPWQQAVKILEDLDAKEAAVILQEMPSDDQADFLTELETEEQNAILDEWQPEALEEVKKLIQYDDQTAGGLMITEFLAFDESMTVGEVVKNLSDNAEKYERYNLLYIYVTAHEKFEGVLQMRDLLLRKQDTRLSEIVLRDAITVNDDDELEELISFFDTHDFYGVPVVNHKRDLLGVVLRKDLREAETEQINYEHLETQGIVGGEELRTLPILTRAKRRLSWLSVNILLNIAAASVIAVYQDTLSAVIAMAVFLPIISDMSGCSGNQAVAVSLRELSLGVIKPFELLRVLWQEASVGLINGVVLGMLIGTAAWIWKGNIYLGLVVGGALGINTLIAVSLGGAIPLILKRFNVDPALASGPLLTTVTDMLGFFLALTFASMMMPYL, encoded by the coding sequence ATGATCGTTGAGAAACCCTGGGAAGTCATCAAAGAACAATTGGCGGCTCCAGATCCGGATGAGATCAAGCTGTTTCTGGAGGAATTGAGATCGGAGGACATTGCCGGTATCATTAGTCACCTGGAGGAAGAGGAACGAGTAAAACTGCTAACTGTGCTTAAACCTGCGGAGGCAGCAGAATTGATCGATGAAATTCCCTGGCAGCAAGCAGTCAAAATACTGGAGGATCTTGATGCGAAGGAAGCTGCTGTCATCCTGCAGGAGATGCCTAGCGATGATCAGGCGGACTTTCTTACGGAGCTTGAAACGGAAGAGCAAAATGCGATTCTGGATGAATGGCAACCAGAGGCGCTGGAGGAAGTCAAGAAATTGATCCAGTATGATGATCAGACCGCTGGTGGTTTGATGATCACGGAATTCCTGGCTTTTGATGAATCCATGACTGTCGGTGAAGTAGTCAAAAATCTCAGTGACAATGCCGAGAAGTATGAACGCTACAATCTGCTGTACATTTATGTGACAGCCCATGAGAAGTTTGAAGGTGTCCTGCAAATGCGGGACTTGTTGTTACGAAAACAGGACACTCGCTTGTCGGAAATAGTCTTGAGGGATGCAATCACGGTAAATGATGACGATGAGTTAGAAGAACTGATCAGTTTCTTTGATACCCACGATTTTTATGGAGTGCCTGTTGTCAATCACAAGCGTGATCTCTTAGGCGTGGTGTTGCGCAAAGACCTCCGCGAGGCGGAAACGGAACAGATCAACTATGAGCACCTGGAAACGCAGGGTATCGTCGGTGGTGAGGAACTTAGAACATTGCCGATACTAACCAGAGCGAAACGACGATTGTCCTGGCTAAGTGTTAACATTCTTTTGAATATCGCTGCGGCCAGTGTGATTGCGGTCTATCAGGATACGCTATCGGCAGTCATTGCTATGGCAGTGTTCTTGCCTATCATTTCTGACATGAGTGGCTGTTCCGGTAATCAGGCCGTGGCCGTGAGTTTACGTGAGCTCTCACTTGGGGTAATCAAACCTTTCGAGTTGTTGAGGGTATTGTGGCAGGAAGCTTCTGTTGGTTTGATCAATGGTGTGGTATTGGGAATGCTGATAGGAACGGCAGCCTGGATATGGAAAGGGAATATCTATCTGGGGCTGGTCGTTGGTGGAGCCTTGGGGATCAATACCCTGATTGCAGTTTCGTTAGGTGGAGCAATCCCTTTGATCTTAAAGCGGTTCAATGTAGATCCGGCGCTGGCCTCTGGTCCTTTGCTTACCACCGTGACCGATATGTTGGGTTTCTTCCTGGCACTGACTTTTGCCAGTATGATGATGCCGTATTTGTAG
- a CDS encoding DUF2158 domain-containing protein, with the protein MIRHFKPGDRVQLKSGGPVMEVIKYVQQGKRLGKSTVSNAKVLCVWFESGGNRKEEVIHQNRLIKRRLPQSMINVKAPMRQPFG; encoded by the coding sequence ATGATAAGACATTTCAAACCTGGAGATAGAGTTCAATTGAAGTCGGGCGGACCTGTGATGGAAGTAATCAAATACGTCCAACAGGGTAAACGTCTTGGGAAATCAACTGTAAGCAATGCAAAGGTGCTTTGTGTCTGGTTCGAAAGTGGTGGAAACCGAAAGGAAGAGGTAATCCATCAAAATCGATTGATCAAAAGAAGACTACCACAATCGATGATCAATGTGAAGGCGCCTATGAGACAACCCTTTGGGTAA
- a CDS encoding DUF4263 domain-containing protein has translation MLYERNYLELTEQEKSELEKAKKPFSSDSGGVIIDYEKMPKAAFFYESLFPNNMLDIDELMISDRTTRILSDFRSLIDSRASTERDILNFIKSNRAYFIIASVLVDFHFGHHVAYAFPEFELPPDYRVDYLIIGKSSYGHEFVFVELENPYNSITVKDGGLGSTFRKGIKQLSDWNNWIESNFNHLQLMFEKFKGTTCEFPEEFRKLDTTRMHYITVAGRRTDFNEVTYRMARKMMSDRFRILHYDNLLDKAEQVIGNGNYV, from the coding sequence ATGCTTTACGAAAGAAATTACCTAGAACTCACTGAACAAGAAAAATCAGAACTTGAAAAAGCGAAAAAACCATTTTCTTCAGATAGTGGTGGAGTGATCATTGATTACGAAAAAATGCCCAAAGCTGCTTTTTTCTATGAATCACTTTTTCCAAATAATATGTTGGATATTGATGAACTTATGATAAGCGATAGAACAACTAGGATTCTGTCTGATTTTCGTTCTTTAATTGATAGTAGAGCATCGACGGAACGAGACATTTTAAACTTTATTAAGTCTAATAGAGCGTATTTTATTATTGCATCTGTACTAGTTGATTTCCATTTCGGCCACCATGTGGCTTATGCATTCCCTGAATTCGAACTGCCGCCAGACTATAGAGTAGACTACTTGATTATTGGAAAAAGTTCCTACGGACACGAATTCGTATTTGTTGAGTTGGAAAACCCATATAATAGTATTACCGTCAAGGATGGCGGTCTAGGAAGTACCTTTCGAAAAGGAATAAAGCAGCTAAGCGATTGGAACAATTGGATTGAATCTAACTTCAATCATTTACAGTTGATGTTTGAGAAATTTAAAGGTACAACCTGTGAATTCCCTGAAGAATTTAGGAAACTAGACACAACTCGAATGCACTACATTACAGTAGCAGGGAGACGAACTGATTTTAATGAAGTGACTTATCGAATGGCTCGGAAAATGATGAGTGACAGATTCAGAATACTCCATTATGATAATTTACTCGATAAAGCTGAGCAAGTGATTGGAAATGGTAACTATGTTTAA